A single region of the Marinobacter salinus genome encodes:
- a CDS encoding FAD-binding oxidoreductase, with amino-acid sequence MNPEQIISSLKELMATGEAAGKVLTDPADLENYGKDWTRIYPPKPLAIVLPKTTEQVQALVQFANENRVALVPSGGRTGLSAGAVAANGEVVVAFDNMNRILDFNASDRIVRCQAGVVTEQLQNFAEENGLYYPVDFASAGSSQLGGNLSTNAGGIKVIRYGMSRDWVAGLKVVTGKGDILDLNKDLAKNNTGYDLRHLFVGAEGTLGFITEATMKLSRKPDDLTVLVLGLNDLTNTMDVLQAFQKQIDLTAYEFFSHQAMGHVLAHGQVQAPFDTEAPYYALLEFEAVSDQVMEDAMNLFEQCVENGWVLDGVISQSETQAQNLWQLRERISESIAPRTPYKNDISVVVSKVPGFLQEIDAVVTEHYPDFEIIWFGHIGDGNLHLNILKPEDMAKEDFFEKCQQVNKWVFEIVERYQGSVSAEHGVGMTKKPYLQYTRSEAEIAYMKAIKQVFDPNGIINPGKIFD; translated from the coding sequence ATGAATCCCGAACAGATTATCTCTTCCCTGAAAGAGCTGATGGCCACCGGCGAAGCCGCTGGTAAGGTGCTGACCGATCCTGCTGATCTTGAGAACTATGGCAAGGACTGGACCAGGATCTACCCACCCAAGCCCCTGGCGATTGTTTTGCCGAAAACCACAGAGCAGGTGCAGGCACTGGTCCAGTTTGCCAATGAAAACCGGGTTGCACTGGTCCCCTCCGGTGGCCGGACCGGCCTGAGCGCCGGCGCAGTTGCTGCCAACGGTGAGGTCGTGGTTGCCTTCGACAACATGAACCGGATTCTGGATTTTAATGCCAGCGACCGGATAGTGCGCTGCCAGGCAGGGGTCGTTACCGAGCAGCTACAGAACTTTGCCGAAGAGAATGGCCTTTACTACCCGGTGGACTTTGCCTCAGCGGGTTCCAGTCAGCTCGGCGGTAATCTGTCCACCAACGCGGGTGGCATCAAGGTGATTCGATACGGCATGAGCCGTGATTGGGTGGCCGGTCTAAAGGTAGTGACTGGCAAAGGCGATATTCTGGATCTCAACAAGGATCTCGCCAAAAATAACACCGGTTATGATCTGCGGCACCTGTTTGTCGGCGCAGAGGGAACCCTGGGTTTCATCACCGAAGCGACCATGAAATTGTCCCGAAAGCCGGATGATCTGACCGTTCTGGTGCTTGGCCTGAACGACCTCACCAACACTATGGATGTGTTGCAGGCATTCCAGAAACAAATCGACTTGACTGCTTACGAATTCTTTTCGCATCAGGCCATGGGTCATGTGCTCGCCCACGGCCAGGTGCAGGCGCCGTTCGACACTGAGGCGCCGTATTATGCGTTGCTGGAATTCGAGGCGGTGTCCGATCAGGTGATGGAAGACGCAATGAACCTTTTCGAGCAATGTGTCGAAAACGGTTGGGTGCTTGATGGCGTCATCAGTCAAAGTGAGACTCAGGCTCAGAACCTTTGGCAACTGAGAGAACGTATTTCAGAGTCAATAGCTCCGCGCACGCCTTACAAGAACGATATTTCCGTGGTGGTTTCCAAGGTGCCCGGATTTCTGCAGGAAATTGATGCAGTCGTAACCGAGCACTATCCGGACTTTGAGATCATCTGGTTCGGCCACATCGGCGACGGCAACCTGCACCTGAACATTCTCAAGCCCGAAGACATGGCGAAAGAAGATTTCTTCGAAAAGTGTCAGCAGGTCAACAAGTGGGTGTTCGAGATTGTCGAGCGCTACCAGGGCAGTGTCTCTGCGGAGCACGGTGTTGGCATGACCAAGAAGCCATATCTGCAATACACCCGTAGCGAGGCGGAAATTGCCTACATGAAGGCGATCAAGCAGGTGTTTGACCCCAACGGCATTATAAACCCAGGTAAAATCTTCGACTGA